AGCTGCTTTTGCGTCTCAAAAAAGACGCGCATGTCGCCACCGGTCAATCGTTCCAGCAGTTCGTTGGCCCGTTCTTCAATTTCCGGCAGCGCCTGTTCAATCAACAACGCCTGCACGCCATCACGCCCGCACGCCTTTTCCAGCAATTTTAGCCGCTGGATGTGCAGCGTTTTTTCGGCGCGCACGGCCGTTAACTGCTCCCGGCGCGCCCGCAAATCGTCCAGCACAGCCAACCGCTGCTGCGCCGCACCCACCTGGCGGTTGGCGGCAATTTCCTCCTCGCGCAGTTGAAAGACCTCGTCTTCCAAAGCGCGTAAATCGCCGCTGTCGCTTTGCAGTTCAGTCAGGCGAGACACGGCCGTTTCCCGCTGCTGTGTCAGGTCGGTGACGGTTTGCTGCTGCTGCGCCACCTGATTTGCCAGGTCGGCCAGGGTGCTTTCCAGCGGTTTTACCGCCGCCTGGGCTTGCTGCAGCGCTTCCCGCCGCGCCGGTGCGCCGGACAATTCAGCACACGCCGCCTTCGCCGCCTGATGGGCCGCTGCGTCGTAGCCCACCTGCGCCAACTGTTCGTCCAACTTCTGTAATTCTGTTTGGGCTTCTGTTGCGTAATCTTCCTGCTGCAATCTGGCTTGCGTTTCGGTCAGGGCCGCCTGCCCTGCGCCTTCCCACTCGGACAGCAGCCGGTCAATCTCTGTCAGGCGCGCTTCGGCGTTGGCCGCCGTTTTTTGCTGTGTTTGCTGCTCTTTCTCCAACGACTCTTTGGCATGGCTGGCCGAACTCAGCGCCTGGACCTGCTGTTTTTGGGCATCAAGAACGGCCGTATCCGCCACCTTCGGCGCTAATTCAGCCAACTGCGCCTGCCCGCCCATCGCCCAATCTGCCAGCGACTGCGCAATTTCTGCCAGCCGCGCTTCGGCTTTGTGCAGTCGCTGCTGCTGCGCCTGCTGGTCCCGTTCCAGGCGCGGCTTCTGCTTCAATTTCTGCTCCAGGTCGGCCGCTTCGGCCGTCAGCGCCTCGATGCGCCCCTTGTTGGCCCGGAAACGGTCGGCTGCTTCTTTGCCTTCCGCTTCCAGTTCGGCCAGCACTGTCTGGCGGTGGGTTTGGCTGAGGGGCTGGCCGCACAGGGGGCAGTCGCCGCCAATCTCTTCTTGCAGCCGGTCCAGGCGGTCGCGCAATTTGTTCATGCTGTTCATCAGGCGCGGCTGTTCGGCTTGCAAGCTGTCTAGTTCTGCCCTGGCGATGGCGTAGCGCTGGTTGTCGCTGCTGGCGAGGGTCAGTTCGGCTGTTAGCTGGCTCAGGCTGGCTTCGGCCTGGGCGCGGTTGGTGGCAACGGCCGTTTGCTCTTCTACCAGCGCCGCCACCTTGCGCGCCTCGGTTTGCAGGCGGGTTTGTTCCTTCAGCAGCGCCTGCTGTTCCGATTCTAATCGCTGCAATTCGGCGCGGGCTTCGTGCCAGGCCGTTACCTGCTGCGTCAGCCCGGCCAATTCCACGCCGATGGCCGCCAGCCGGGAGTGGCTCTCGGTCAGGTGGGTGGCGATGGTGGCCCGTTCGCCGCGGGCGGCTTCGCTTTTGACGCGTTGGTTTTCTAGCTCGCGCTGGCGCTGTTCCAGCCGGCTGCGTTCTTGGGTGATGGTTAGCTCGAACGGCCGTTTCTGCCCTAGCAGTTTGTGGTAGTCGTCGGCGCGGCTCTGCCAGTCTTGCAGAGCTGCCTGAGCCTGTTCATAGGCGGCGAAGGCGGCGCTGATGGTCTCGGCCTCAGCCAAAATCGCTGCGTAGTTGGCGCGTTCGGTCTGGCGCTGGCTTTGGGTTTTGTGCAGATCGGCCAGGGTGCGTTGGGCGCGGGCCAGGTTGGCGGCCAGGTTGTTGACCATTTCTTGCTGCTGCTGCACGGCCGTTTCCGCGCGGCGGAGGTGGATGAGCAGCTTTTCCTTGTCGGCCAGGCGTTCAGCGATGGTTTGCCGGGCAGCCTGGGTGGTCGCCAGGGCGGCGGCGCGGCTGCTTTCTTCGCTCAACTCGGCGTCAATGTCGCCCAACTGTCCATCTACCAGCAGCAGCTCCGATTCGGCCGACTTGCGCCGCTCGGTGGCCGCTTCTTTGTATTGGTCCCACTGGCTGACGCCCAACAAATCGGCCAGGATTTCTTTGCGGCGACCAGGAGTTTTGGTGGTGAACTCGTCGGCTTTGCCTTGCAGCAGGAAGCTGGCGTTGATGAAGGTATCGTAGTTCATGCGCAGCAGTTCGATGACGGCCGTTTCTGTTTCACGCACTTTACTTTCACTGAGAGTTTTCCACTTGCCCTGGTTCAGATCGCCCTCGGCCAGCATCAGCAGTTCCAACTGGGTAGCTTTGCCCGGCCGTTTACGGCGGATGACACGGTAGGTGCTGTCTTCCAGGGCAAAGGTGAAACGCACCTCGGCGGCGCTTTCGTCCAGGGTGGCGCGCCGGTTCACCAGATCGTCGTCGCTTTTGCTGCGGGCTTTGCCAAACAGCGCCCAGGTGATGCTGTCTAGAATGCTGGATTTACCCGCGCCGTTGGCCCCGGAGATGCAGGCCAGGTGGATGCCGTTGAAATCGAGAACGGCCGTGTCGCGGTAAGAGAGAAAGTTGGTCAGTTCCAGACGGAGTGGAATCATGGTTGCTCCTGGTCAATCGGTGTTACGGAATACGGGTTACGTATTCCGTATTCCGTTTCCGTGTTCCGTATTCAGTAGGACGCCACCGTTGGCAAGCGCCAACGGATTACGGATTACGGATTACGGCTGCTTGCTGTGCAGCATGGTCCAGAGGAAGCTGTACACGTCGGCGGCTTCTTCGATGAGTTTGCCGGTGGGTTTGCCCAGGCCGTGCCCGGCTTTGGTCTCCACACGCAGCAGCAGCGGATTATTGCCGGCATCGGCGGCTTGTAGGGTGGCGGTGAACTTTTCGGCGTGCAGCGGCACCACGCGGTCGTCGGTTTCGGCGGTGGTGATCAGCGTGGGCGGATAGCTGACACCGTCCTGGACGTTGTGCAGCGGCGAGTAAGCCATCATAAAGCGAAAATGTTCCGGGTTCTCCTCGGCGTTGCCGTATTCGCTGGTCCAGTAACGGCCGGCGGTGAATTTGTGGTAGCGCAGCATGTCTATGACGGGTACACCGCAGTGGACCGCGCCGTACAAATCCGGGCGCTGCAAGAGGCAGGCGGCTACCAGCAGGCCGCCGTTGCTGCGCCCTTCGATAGCCAGTTTGTCCGGGTGCGTGTAACCATTGGCGATAAGCCATTCGGCGGCGGCGATGAAGTCGTCGAAGACGTTTTGTTTGTTGCCCAACATGCCCGCCTGATGCCACGCTTCGCCGTATTCTGTGCCACCACGCAGGTTGGCCTGGGCGTAGACGCCGCCCTGTTCCAGCCAGGCCAGCCGGGTGGGGGCAAACAACGGCGGCAGGCTGAGGTTGAAGCCGCCGTAGCCATAGAGCAAGGTGGGATTGTTCCCATCAAGCGGCAGCCCCTTTTTGTGGGTGAGGAACATGGGCACGCGGGTTCCGTCTTTGGATGGATAGAAGACCTGGGTGGTCTCGTAGGCGTCGCTGTCGAAGGTGACCTGGGGTTGATGCCAGGCGGCCAGCT
This DNA window, taken from Candidatus Leptovillus gracilis, encodes the following:
- a CDS encoding SMC family ATPase, which encodes MIPLRLELTNFLSYRDTAVLDFNGIHLACISGANGAGKSSILDSITWALFGKARSKSDDDLVNRRATLDESAAEVRFTFALEDSTYRVIRRKRPGKATQLELLMLAEGDLNQGKWKTLSESKVRETETAVIELLRMNYDTFINASFLLQGKADEFTTKTPGRRKEILADLLGVSQWDQYKEAATERRKSAESELLLVDGQLGDIDAELSEESSRAAALATTQAARQTIAERLADKEKLLIHLRRAETAVQQQQEMVNNLAANLARAQRTLADLHKTQSQRQTERANYAAILAEAETISAAFAAYEQAQAALQDWQSRADDYHKLLGQKRPFELTITQERSRLEQRQRELENQRVKSEAARGERATIATHLTESHSRLAAIGVELAGLTQQVTAWHEARAELQRLESEQQALLKEQTRLQTEARKVAALVEEQTAVATNRAQAEASLSQLTAELTLASSDNQRYAIARAELDSLQAEQPRLMNSMNKLRDRLDRLQEEIGGDCPLCGQPLSQTHRQTVLAELEAEGKEAADRFRANKGRIEALTAEAADLEQKLKQKPRLERDQQAQQQRLHKAEARLAEIAQSLADWAMGGQAQLAELAPKVADTAVLDAQKQQVQALSSASHAKESLEKEQQTQQKTAANAEARLTEIDRLLSEWEGAGQAALTETQARLQQEDYATEAQTELQKLDEQLAQVGYDAAAHQAAKAACAELSGAPARREALQQAQAAVKPLESTLADLANQVAQQQQTVTDLTQQRETAVSRLTELQSDSGDLRALEDEVFQLREEEIAANRQVGAAQQRLAVLDDLRARREQLTAVRAEKTLHIQRLKLLEKACGRDGVQALLIEQALPEIEERANELLERLTGGDMRVFFETQKQLKSRDALAETLDIRILDGAGERPYDNYSGGEQFRVNFAVRLALSQLLARRAGARLQTLVIDEGFGSQDPNGRQRLVEAINTIQDDFARILIITHIDELRDAFPTRIEVTKTAVGSAIAVT